The Methanosarcina barkeri MS DNA window CAATCGTAGCAATGATAATCTTGGAAACAAAATCAAACAAGAGCCTATCCGGAAAGTATTGTAACCCACTAACTTCTACATATGCTATCACAATCTAAACGGATGAAAGACACAGTTGTTAATTACCTTTACAAATGCTTTGCGTTTTTTCACGTTACTTATCACCCTAAAATCAGATGCGAAGGTGGAGTTTGAATCCACGAATACCTTCGTAAACGGATCTTAAGTCCGCCGTCTTTGACTGTGTTGAGCAACCCTTGCATGTTGGCTTGTTTACTTTTAGATAATATTTAGTCCTAGATGTTGTACTCTGAACATGGTGATTCAGACGAAAAATTGAATGTACTTTTTCCCTTATATTTCGCCTCTTTTTATATCCAAAATCCACTATCTCTCGAATTTCCCCATCAGAACTAACCATAACTATAAATCAGGGTTATTCAAAATAGCCATTTGTGACCTCTGAAGAAACTGTACGGGCGGAAATCCTTGTATCCGGAAGGGTACAGGGCGTGGGTTTTCGAAGATTTGCAAGAAACGCAGCCCAGCGTCTGGGTGTAGAATCTAACCCCAAAAATTTAAGAGACGGCAGGGTTTTTGTCATTGCCGAAGGCAGACCTGAAGCTGTGGAACTTTATATAAATGAACTCAGGAAAGGACCCATGTTTGCACACGTGGAAGATGTCGATGTCACTTTTAGGGAAGCCCTTGGAAATGTTTACCAAGCCTTTTGAAAAAAGGCTTGAGCGAAAAAGCAGGAAAAAGCGTGGTAAACGCCTCTTCAGCTTTTTTTCAACCTTTTTGAAAAAAGGCTTGAGCGAAAAAGCAGGAAAAAGCGTGGTAAACGCCTCTTCAGCTTTTTTTCAGGATCTTTGCAATAATCACAATTCCTACAAGATTGACCAATCCTATCAAAAGGTATCCTATCAGGTGCGTTAAGCTCGAATTAGATTTTCCAGATTCCTTTTTTGAGAACCCAGCAGTAGAATTTTTTCCAGAACCTGAATCTGATTCTGAACTTTCTTCACTACTTTCTTCGATTTTCTGCCCTTTTTCGGTGAATTCCAGTACCGAGTCGGTTTCAAGAGTGAGCTCTTTTTCCTGTTCTTCAAGGCTGTTTCCGGAATCAAGAGTAGCACTGACCGTATAGGTGCTTTCCGGCTCAAGCCCAAGGAAGAGGAACTCGTCATCATGTTGCAGGGAAGCTACAATACTTCCATCCTTTACGTTTCCTTCCTTTACGTTTCCGTCTTTCCCATTCCCATTCTTCCTGAGTTCTACAGAACCCTTTTCCGGAAGCTCTACCTTCAGGTTTACGTGGTCTGTCAAAAGGATTTGTTTCCCTTCTGCAAACCTTGGCCGGTCTGGAATATCAAGAACTCCAAGCAACGTTGGAGCAAAGTCTTCCTGACCGTGCTTTCCCCTGATAATTCCGCTTTCAACGTCCTGGGTATGCACTATAAGGGGAACGAGCTGTGCTTCATCTGTATCCGTAAATTTTTTGGACTGGTGTCCACCCTTGGAATCATCTTTGGAAAAGCCCATTCCATGGTCTGCTGTCAGTACAAAGGCAAGGTCATTTTTCTTGCAGAGCTCATAAAGTGAGGAAATATCGTTATCAAGACATTCGATGCAGTCTATATACCCATAATTATCACGGTGGTGCCCGCTTGAATCTACAGCGCCTACATTAATAGTGAGCAAGTATTTTTGTTCCGGTTTGTTTCTGGCCATATACTTAACAATATTGCACGCAGTTTCGACTCCCCATCGGTTATATCCACTATACTTTTCCCGTGTCTCTTTTGATGTGACATATCCGGGAGCTTTGTCAGCAGCTTCTTCCATAACCTGTAAAAGCCCTTCAGGTGTCTCTGGATTGTCAGAGGAAGGCTCGTGTTGCTCGAGAATAATTTTTATTTTATTTATGGAGTTATTTTCATCCCTGAGAATAACATCCTGCTCGGCACGGATTGACCAGGAATCCCCTCTTTCCATAACCGCAATACAGAGATAGCCTTCCCTGTGTAGAATATCGAAAACAGTGGCATCTTTAAAGCTTACAAGTTCACTGTCTGCACCCGGATTTCCTGTGACAAGGACAGAATGTCCTCCTTCGGTAAAAGTCTGAGGTGCTCGGAATTCCAGAACCCTTGCGCTCTCTTTACTTATTTCCGGTATATTCTCAAGTTCGGCTTTTTCAAGGGGTGTGCCGTCGAGTGCATGTGGCGTAAGTTCAGGATAGATAAAAGGTGCACTTAGACCGTCTACAATCAGCACGACTGCACTCTGAGGTGTGTTAACAGGATTTGCCTCCACTTCGGTCAGTCCAGAGGCAGGGGCTGGAAAAATAAAAAAGACACTAAGCATTACAAGAAAAAATAGAACTGAGAAAGATCTGGGTTTTCGGACAATCTGAAACATTATAAATTATTTTTAATTCAAGTTATAAAGAATTTACCTTTTAAAGATAAACTTTCTGCCTGATATCCTGTAATTGCAATCTATTTTACAGGAACTTTGCATGAGCTGTCAGCAAAAATAAAACACTCCGTACCAATTTTCAAGTTCATGGGACTGCAAGCTGTACTCCTTGCACTATTCATCCTGACTTTGACAGTATCCACTAATTGGTACTGACTATTTCCCTTCTTTTTTATCCCAAATGGACTTGACAATTTGTTTAAGTTTATAAAAATTTGTTATATATTCTATGTAATTCCATTCATTTTTGCTACTATCAAGCTATTGATCCGATCAAAATTCGCAACAATATAATTTTTGACTCCATTTATCTTGAACTTGACTGTAAGTGTCAAATTCTTCAAGCTTTTTTTAATGAATTTTGTAGATATGTGTTTTAGGTCCTCAAATTCATATCGCATCAGCGATATGAATTATTGAGCGATAAACCCAAGGATAATCGCTCCATAAATGCCATCATCCGACCACACTCTCAACGGTTTAATGTTGATTTCGTTCTTCAATGAATGGAATATTTCTCAATAAAATCCTTTTTTCTGTATGTTATCAACGCATCTTCAAGTGTCAAATCTCTGTTTGATTTCAGACCGAAAAATCCTTCTCTCCCATTAATCAGTGAAGCTTTCAATAGTTCTATAACTTCCTCGTCACTAAGCTCTTCGAGCTTAGTTCTAAAAGAGTAATTAATCTCAATCAACTCATTATTTACTCTGAATTTCTTAGGAAGCTTTTTGTTATCTATGACAGCTTTTAACTCACTCACTCCAACTGTTATCTGCAACTTGTCAGGTCTGTGATCTCTGCTATATCCGAATTTACCAAGGTTGGCTTTAGTCCCGTGAAGAACTATACTCGTCCAATCCAGGTTTATGTTCGTCTCTTCAAAACCATAAGTAGAAAATAGAGAGTCCAGAATATCACACAGAATTTCCTTTTTGTTACGTCCCAAAAGCTCAAGAGTTCTGTAAAGAACTCTTTCGTGAAAACTTTCAAGGTTTAAGACATCCAGAATTTCTTTTTGATTTAACCATTTGCCAGCTTCTTTGATGCTAAAATTATCAGTCAGCTTGTAGCTTAACAAACCGATTACTAAACTATTGAGATCAAGACCCTTACTTTTATGTTTACTAAAAATATCACAGAAATTAAGCTTTTCATAAAAATATTGGACAGCAAGAATAGATCCGATAGGAACACATATATTCTTGTTAGGAATTGAGGGAAGGCTCTTTGTTTTGTGATGTTTATTGGATCGAATCATACAAAACAGAGAGCACTTATTTTTATGTAACTGTCAAAGTCAGGACACATTCACTTGCATGTGCATTTTTTACATTAAATCTTCCTTTTTACTGCTTAGGGCTTGTCACAAAATAAGTTTATTTGCTGTCCACACTCTTTTGATTTGAATGCGTAATTCTATTCTTTGTGAAACGATATAATTTCTAGCAACTCGTTTATATGTGTCTCTGATCCAAACAAAGACATACATCAAGAAACAGTGAACTAAGGATAAGGAGCCTGAAAATATACTCTCAAATTTTCTTTATTATCTCCAGACAGTTCTTTGCTTCCCTCAGAGGATAATCCTTACAGTTCGTATTAGACTTAAACATTGCAATTCTCAGCAGGCCGTAAGCCATATAAAACGGGATAACTTTAGTTATTTTTCGGAATTCTTTTTCATCTTTGCTGTAATGCCTCAGAAAATGGTGAATATAAGGCTCTGCTTTCTGGCTCGATCCCTTCCGCGCAAAATAGTACTTAAGTTCAGCACAAAGTATCCCTAGATCACATGCAAAATGCCCGTGTCGGGATGCGAGGTCGAAGTCCAGTAAATACGACCTTTCCTTATGGAATACAAAGTTTACAGGAGTAGAATCGTTATGAATCATACAACCGTTTTTTATGTCCAGGAGGGAACTATGCCACCATTTTCCAAGCAAGCGTTTATATTCTTTTTTCATACGCCGGTTGATTTTGAGGTGATTCAAAACATAATGAAATTTTGAAAATTCATTTTCTTTATCATAATATGTCTGCGTATTTTCGTGAAGCTTTCGAAGCATATCTGCTATAAGTTCTAACTTTTCTTCAAGCTCCTT harbors:
- a CDS encoding sulfatase-like hydrolase/transferase, with translation MEANPVNTPQSAVVLIVDGLSAPFIYPELTPHALDGTPLEKAELENIPEISKESARVLEFRAPQTFTEGGHSVLVTGNPGADSELVSFKDATVFDILHREGYLCIAVMERGDSWSIRAEQDVILRDENNSINKIKIILEQHEPSSDNPETPEGLLQVMEEAADKAPGYVTSKETREKYSGYNRWGVETACNIVKYMARNKPEQKYLLTINVGAVDSSGHHRDNYGYIDCIECLDNDISSLYELCKKNDLAFVLTADHGMGFSKDDSKGGHQSKKFTDTDEAQLVPLIVHTQDVESGIIRGKHGQEDFAPTLLGVLDIPDRPRFAEGKQILLTDHVNLKVELPEKGSVELRKNGNGKDGNVKEGNVKDGSIVASLQHDDEFLFLGLEPESTYTVSATLDSGNSLEEQEKELTLETDSVLEFTEKGQKIEESSEESSESDSGSGKNSTAGFSKKESGKSNSSLTHLIGYLLIGLVNLVGIVIIAKILKKS
- a CDS encoding phosphotransferase, whose product is MFKLSHASHRICKYEFKGEKLTVIAKFFAVPTGVIKKYDSYSLMKKEYEDLKKARKIIDVPEPIAINKDFNCVLVSKYVSGKPLFWYFKHRKELEEKLELIADMLRKLHENTQTYYDKENEFSKFHYVLNHLKINRRMKKEYKRLLGKWWHSSLLDIKNGCMIHNDSTPVNFVFHKERSYLLDFDLASRHGHFACDLGILCAELKYYFARKGSSQKAEPYIHHFLRHYSKDEKEFRKITKVIPFYMAYGLLRIAMFKSNTNCKDYPLREAKNCLEIIKKI
- a CDS encoding acylphosphatase, encoding MTSEETVRAEILVSGRVQGVGFRRFARNAAQRLGVESNPKNLRDGRVFVIAEGRPEAVELYINELRKGPMFAHVEDVDVTFREALGNVYQAF